The Cyanobacteriota bacterium genome includes the window GGGGACGTGGCGGGTCGATGCACTTGTTTTCATCTCGGCAGCGGTTTTTGGGGGGCTATGCGTTTGTGGCGGAGGGAATTCCAGTAGCGGCAGGGGCGGCCTTTCAGACGAAGTACCGGCGCGAGGTGATGGGAGATACCCAGGCAGACGAGGTGACGGCTTGCTTTTTTGGGGATGGCGCTTGCAATAACGGCCAGTTTTTTGAAACGCTGAATATGGCAGCCCTGTGGAAGTTGCCCATCATTTTNNNNNNNNNNAAAAAATTAACCAAAAAGAAACTATACCAAAATTAATTTTGTGGAAAACAACCAGTGGGCGATCGGCATGGCCCATGAACGGGCAACATCTGACCCGCAGATTTACCGCAAAGCGAGCGTGTTCAAC containing:
- a CDS encoding thiamine pyrophosphate-dependent enzyme, which produces GRGGSMHLFSSRQRFLGGYAFVAEGIPVAAGAAFQTKYRREVMGDTQADEVTACFFGDGACNNGQFFETLNMAALWKLPII